Below is a window of Natronorubrum halophilum DNA.
TCTCGTCGCAGTGGCGACGCTCACCTTCGGACTGATCCGGCTGCTTCCCGGCGGTCCGTTCACGCAGTTGCGGATCGAACTCCTCCAGCAGGGGGTCCCCGCCGAGCAGGTCGACGCGCGTATCGAGGCACTGCAGAACATCAGACCTGACGCACCGCTCTGGCAACAGTACATCGATTATATGATCGGCGTCCTCCAGTTGGATCTGGGCCAGTCGATCTCGCTCAACGAACCGGTCATTTCAGTGATCGCTCGAGCGCTCCCCTGGACCGTCTTCCTCGTCGTGGTGTCCACAATACTGATGTTCATCGTCGGCGTGTTGCTCGGCGCAATCCAGGCGTACTGGGAAGGCTCGCGGTTCGACCAGATCGCATCGGGCGGCTCGATCTTCCTGATGTCGGTCCCCTACTACATCTTCGCCGTGATCTTCCTGTTCTTCCTGGCGTTCCAGCTTCGTTGGTTCCCGACCGGGAACGCCGTCGCTCGAGGTCTCGACGCCTCGCAGCCCCTCCAGTACTTCTCGAGCGTGCTCTACCACGCCGCGCTCCCGATCCTGGCGTTTACGATCGGTGGGATCGGATCGACGGCGCTCAACATGCGCGGGAACGGCATTCAGGTGCTCGGCGAGGAGTACGTCGAAGTCGCCAGACTGCGCGGTCTCTCCGACGGCCGGATCGCCACCCGGTACGTCGCCAAGAACGCCATCCTCCCGATGTATACGGGGCTCCTCCTGTTGATCGGGTTCCGACTCGGGGGGACCGTGGTGCTCGAGGAGATCTTCTCGTATCCCGGTCTGGGCTACTACATGATCGAGGCGGTCGAGGCGAACGATTACCCGCTGATGATGGGGTGCTTCCTGGTCATCACGGCTACGCTCGTCGTCGCGGTCTACATCGCGGACCTGACGTACGGATTGATCGATCCGCGTATCAGTGCAGGTGAGTCAGATGAGTACTGAACCCGATGCCGCCGACGGCATCGACTGGCGTTCGGAGACGTCGGACGTCGAGATGAGTCGCCGCGACCGACTGAACGAGTTCTACGAACAGAAGCTCTACGTGCCAGCCGCCGTCGCGTGGTCCGACAGGCGGACTCGTCTCGGGGTCCTCATCCTGAGCGTCTACCTCCTCATGGCGGTCGTCGATCTGCTCGGGCTCTGGCGCGATGCCAGTACGAATCAGGCCGAGCGGTTCCTCAGGCCGTTCGAGAACATGTCGTATCCGCTCGGGACGACCAACTCGGGGACGGATCTGCTGGCCCTGATCATCGACTCGACGCCGTTCATCCTCCAGATGGTGCTCGCGGGCGGGGTGTGGGCGACCACCCTCGCAGTCATAGTAGGCACCGTCTCGGGGTACAAGGGCGGCACGATAGACACCGTCATCACGGCAATCTCCGACTTCTTCATGGCGATCCCGGGC
It encodes the following:
- a CDS encoding ABC transporter permease encodes the protein MNYYFKRTLQIPLILVAVATLTFGLIRLLPGGPFTQLRIELLQQGVPAEQVDARIEALQNIRPDAPLWQQYIDYMIGVLQLDLGQSISLNEPVISVIARALPWTVFLVVVSTILMFIVGVLLGAIQAYWEGSRFDQIASGGSIFLMSVPYYIFAVIFLFFLAFQLRWFPTGNAVARGLDASQPLQYFSSVLYHAALPILAFTIGGIGSTALNMRGNGIQVLGEEYVEVARLRGLSDGRIATRYVAKNAILPMYTGLLLLIGFRLGGTVVLEEIFSYPGLGYYMIEAVEANDYPLMMGCFLVITATLVVAVYIADLTYGLIDPRISAGESDEY